A DNA window from Zingiber officinale cultivar Zhangliang chromosome 3A, Zo_v1.1, whole genome shotgun sequence contains the following coding sequences:
- the LOC122052268 gene encoding probable phospholipid hydroperoxide glutathione peroxidase 6, mitochondrial has translation MASSTTPGSIHDLTVKDAKGNDVDLSIYKGKVLLIVNVASQCGLTNSNYTELTQLYEKYKDKDFEILAFPCNQFAGQEPGNNEEIVQFACTRFKAEYPIFDKVDVNGEKAAPIYKFLKSSKGGFFGEGIKWNFTKFLVDKDGNVVDRYAPTTSPLSIEKDIKKLLGLS, from the exons ATGGCTTCCTCCACAACCCCCGGATCCATTCACGACCTCACCGTCAAG GACGCCAAAGGAAATGATGTTGATCTTAGCATTTACAAAGGAAAGGTCCTGCTAATTGTCAATGTTGCTTCTCAATG TGGGCTGACAAACTCAAATTACACAGAACTGACTCAGTTGTATGAGAAGTACAAGGACAAAG ATTTTGAGATTCTAGCTTTTCCATGCAATCAATTTGCGGGGCAAGAACCAGGAAACAACGAGGAGATTGTTCAGTTTGCATGCACACGATTTAAAGCCGAGTATCCTATATTTGACAAG GTCGATGTGAATGGTGAAAAAGCGGCACCCATATACAAGTTCTTGAAGTCCAGCAAGGGTGGTTTTTTTGGAGAGGGCATCAAGTGGAACTTCACTAAGTTCTTGGTGGACAAGGATGGTAATGTGGTCGATCGCTATGCTCCAACCACCTCTCCCCTTAGTATTGAG AAGGATATCAAGAAGTTATTGGGACTTTCCTAA
- the LOC122052266 gene encoding isoleucine--tRNA ligase, chloroplastic/mitochondrial-like isoform X1, producing the protein MEVAPLVKSSAAAATLFNSGEAKFALRVSSSLVSCRRIGFGRQNASFIIWPVLFSRPLTTDLPHGCGGSGSKRRGRGPVMAAAKKASDGGIKEEGKYKHTVDLPKTTFGMRANAVVREPEIQKLWEENQVFKRVSDRNTGRSFVLHDGPPYANGSLHMGHALNKILKDIINRYKLLRNYRVNFVPGWDCHGLPIELKVLQSMDEDTRRELKPLKLREKAAKFAKNTVNIQMNSFKRFGVWADWDAPYLTLFPEYEAAQIEVFGKMALKGYIYRGRKPVHWSPSSRTALAEAELEYPEGHISKSIYATFKIISASSASPQLVEEFLPDLYLAIWTTTPWTIPANAAVAVNPELEYVVAELHHAPEDVTVPLRKQTKVGGFLKFSDTKCFVIVASELVPALESKWGVKFAVHKIFPGSCLENFRYAHPISGKECPVVLGGDYITTESGTGLVHTAPGHGQEDYITGIKYGLPIISPVDDEGKFTEEAGEFNGLEVLGAGNVAIVKYLDEQLSLVLEEPYKHKYPYDWRTKKPTIFRATEQWFASVDGFRDMAMDAIGKVNWIPTQAKNRIVAMTASRSDWCISRQRTWGVPIPVFYHVHSKEPLISEETIAHVKDIVSKKGSDAWWYMSTEDLLPEKYRQNASEYYKGTDTMDVWFDSGSSWAAVLGKRDGLCFPADLYLEGSDQHRGWFQSSLLTSIAATGIAPYSCVVTHGFVLDEKGMKMSKSLGNVVDPDVVISGGKNTKDQPGYGADVLRLWVSSVDYTGDVLIGPQILRQMSDMYRKLRGTLRFLLSNLHDWNLENTVSYTKLPKIDQYALYQLGNIVETIKDNYELYQFYKIYQIIQRFTIVDLSNFYLDVAKDRLYVGGTTSLNRRSCQTVLAEHLISIVSVIAPILPHLAEDVWQYLPFEYATEDGSAAKFAFEIKWPVPNKRWLQMPADDVDFWSLILELRSEVNKILENARVGKLIGSSLEAKVYLHSSDAGVASRLQELCLAENEADALHRIFITSQVEVLDSLNTDLSTRMPHTGKYSDTRSEIWIGVARADGSKCERCWNYTTQVGSFPEHPTLCARCYDVINIHPLPAAAGVS; encoded by the exons ATGGAAGTAGCTCCGCTCGTCAAGtcttccgccgccgccgccactttGTTCAATTCAGGCGAAGCCAAGTTTGCGCTCCGGGTCTCTTCCTCCCTT GTGTCGTGTCGGAGGATTGGCTTTGGCCGTCAAAATGCTTCCTTTATAATATGGCCTGTGCTGTTCTCCCGACCTTTGACTACCGATCTGCCCCACGGGTGCGGTGGTTCTGGATCGAAACGGAGAGGCCGGGGACCTGTGATGGCGGCAGCGAAGAAGGCGTCTGATG GTGGGATTAAAGAGGAAGGAAAATATAAGCACACGGTAGACTTGCCCAAGACCACATTTGGGATGAGGGCTAATGCAGTGGTTAGAGAGCCTGAGATCCAGAAGTTGTGGGAGGAGAATCAGGTTTTCAAGAGAGTATCAGATAGAAATACTGGG AGGAGCTTTGTCCTTCATGACGGCCCACCTTATGCAAATGGTAGTCTGCACATGGGTCATGCTCTAAATAAGATTCTGAAGGACATTATCAACCGATACAAG CTTCTTCGTAATTACAGAGTCAACTTTGTTCCTGGTTGGGATTGTCATGGCCTTCCAATAGAATTAAAAG TTCTGCAGTCTATGGATGAAGATACTAGAAGGGAGTTAAAGCCTTTGAAGTTGAGAGAAAAGGCTGCAAAGTTCGCAAAAAATACTGTTAATATTCAGATGAACTCTTTTAAG CGCTTTGGGGTATGGGCTGATTGGGATGCACCTTATCTGACCCTTTTCCCAGAATATGAAGCTGCACAG ATAGAAGTTTTTGGCAAGATGGCTCTTAAAGGATATATTTATAGGGGTCGAAAACCTGTTCACTGGAGCCCATCCTCACGCACAGCTTTGGCAGAGGCTGAATTGGAG TATCCTGAGGGACACATTTCTAAAAGCATATATGCTACTTTCAAGATCATTAGCGCATCCTCAGCTTCACCTCAGTTAGTTGAGGAGTTTCTTCCAGATTTGTACTTGGCCATATGGACAACCACCCCTTGGACTATTCCTGCAAATGCAG CTGTTGCTGTCAATCCTGAGCTTGAATATGTGGTTGCTGAATTACATCATGCTCCTGAAGATGTTACAGTCCCTTTGAGGAAGCAAACAAAAGTTGGTGGTTTCTTGAAATTTAGTGATACAAAGTGTTTTGTGATTGTGGCTTCCGAACTTGTACCTGCACTTGAGTCTAAGTGGGGGGTGAAATTTGCAGTGCATAAAATTTTCCCAGGATCATGTCTGGAAAATTTCAG GTATGCTCACCCTATAAGTGGCAAGGAATGCCCTGTAGTGCTTGGTGGAGACTATATCACAACAGAGTCAGGAACTGGGTTAGTTCATACTGCTCCTGGTCATGGACAAGAAGACTATATAACTGGCATAAAGTATGGACTACCTATTATTTCTCCAGTGGATGATGAAGGAAAGTTTACTGAGGAAGCTGGTGAGTTTAATGGCCTGGAAGTTCTTGGGGCTGGTAATGTTGCTATTGTGAAGTATCTGGATGAACAATTATCACTTGTTCTCGAAGAGCCATACA AGCACAAGTATCCTTATGATTGGAGGACAAAGAAACCTACGATATTTAGAGCCACCGAACAATGGTTTGCATCTGTTGATGGCTTCCGAGACATGGCTATGGATGCAATTGGTAAAGTAAATTGGATTCCTACACAG GCGAAGAACAGAATTGTTGCTATGACTGCTAGCCGTTCTGATTGGTGTATCTCACGGCAAAGAACTTGGGGAGTTCCAATTCCTGTTTTTTATCATGTTCACTCTAAAGAACCACTGATCTCTGAAGAAACCATTGCACATGTTAAAG ATATAGTGTCAAAGAAGGGTAGCGATGCCTGGTGGTACATGTCAACCGAAGACCTTCTTCCTGAGAAATATCGGCAAAACGCATCAGAATACTACAAAGGAACTGATACAATGGATGTTTGGTTTGACTCTG GCTCATCTTGGGCAGCAGTTTTAGGCAAAAGGGATGGGCTATGTTTTCCTGCAGATCTGTACCTTGAAGGATCTGACCAGCATCGTGGATGGTTTCAGAGCTCTTTATTAACCAGTATTGCAGCAACAG GAATTGCTCCCTACTCATGTGTTGTTACACATGGGTTTGTACTTGATGAAAAGGGTATGAAAATGAGCAAATCTCTTGGTAACGTTGTTGATCCTGATGTTGTAATTAGTGGAGGGAAAAACACAAAG GATCAACCGGGTTATGGAGCTGACGTTCTTCGTCTTTGGGTTTCAAGTGTTGACTACACTGGAGATGTGTTGATTGGCCCTCAAATTCTCCGCCAAATGTCTGATATGTATAGGAAACTACGTGGAACATTGCGGTTTCTATTGTCAAATCTGCATGATTGGAAT CTAGAAAATACAGTTTCATATACCAAGCTTCCAAAAATTGACCAGTATGCACTATACCAACTTGGGAATATTGTGGAGACAATAAAGGACAACTATGAGCTTTACCAGTTCTACAAAATATACCAG ATCATTCAACGCTTTACGATCGTTGATCTTTCAAATTTCTATTTAGATGTTGCTAAAGACCGGCTTTATGTAGG GGGTACTACCAGTTTAAATAGACGGAGTTGTCAAACAGTTCTTGCAGAGCATCTTATTTCTATTGTTAGTGTAATTGCTCCGATTTTGCCACATTTGGCTGAGGATGTTTGGCAGTACCTCCCTTTTGAATATGCCACTGAAGATGGTTCTGCTGCTAAATTTGCCTTCGAGATAAAGTGGCCAGTTCCAAACAAAAGGTGGCTCCAGATGCCCGCTGATGATGTTGATTTTTGGAGTCTAATCCTGGAG TTGAGATCCGAGGTGAACAAAATCCTAGAAAATGCAAGAGTCGGAAAGCTGATCGGGTCCAGCTTGGAGGCCAAGGTTTATCTCCATTCCTCCGATGCTGGTGTGGCCTCCAGATTGCAGGAACTGTGCCTCGCTGAGAATGAAGCTGACGCTCTACATAGGATTTTCATAACATCTCAG GTGGAGGTTCTCGATTCACTAAACACAGATTTAAGTACCAGAATGCCACATACCGGCAAGTACAGCGATACAAGAAGTGAAATTTGGATCGGAGTTGCTCGGGCAGATGGCTCCAAGTGCGAAAGATGTTGGAACTATACAACTCAAGTTGGTTCCTTCCCAGAGCATCCAACTCTATGTGCTCGATGTTACGACGTCATCAATATCCATCCTCTTCCTGCTGCAGCAGGAGTCAGTTGA
- the LOC122052266 gene encoding isoleucine--tRNA ligase, chloroplastic/mitochondrial-like isoform X2, with the protein MDEDTRRELKPLKLREKAAKFAKNTVNIQMNSFKRFGVWADWDAPYLTLFPEYEAAQIEVFGKMALKGYIYRGRKPVHWSPSSRTALAEAELEYPEGHISKSIYATFKIISASSASPQLVEEFLPDLYLAIWTTTPWTIPANAAVAVNPELEYVVAELHHAPEDVTVPLRKQTKVGGFLKFSDTKCFVIVASELVPALESKWGVKFAVHKIFPGSCLENFRYAHPISGKECPVVLGGDYITTESGTGLVHTAPGHGQEDYITGIKYGLPIISPVDDEGKFTEEAGEFNGLEVLGAGNVAIVKYLDEQLSLVLEEPYKHKYPYDWRTKKPTIFRATEQWFASVDGFRDMAMDAIGKVNWIPTQAKNRIVAMTASRSDWCISRQRTWGVPIPVFYHVHSKEPLISEETIAHVKDIVSKKGSDAWWYMSTEDLLPEKYRQNASEYYKGTDTMDVWFDSGSSWAAVLGKRDGLCFPADLYLEGSDQHRGWFQSSLLTSIAATGIAPYSCVVTHGFVLDEKGMKMSKSLGNVVDPDVVISGGKNTKDQPGYGADVLRLWVSSVDYTGDVLIGPQILRQMSDMYRKLRGTLRFLLSNLHDWNLENTVSYTKLPKIDQYALYQLGNIVETIKDNYELYQFYKIYQIIQRFTIVDLSNFYLDVAKDRLYVGGTTSLNRRSCQTVLAEHLISIVSVIAPILPHLAEDVWQYLPFEYATEDGSAAKFAFEIKWPVPNKRWLQMPADDVDFWSLILELRSEVNKILENARVGKLIGSSLEAKVYLHSSDAGVASRLQELCLAENEADALHRIFITSQVEVLDSLNTDLSTRMPHTGKYSDTRSEIWIGVARADGSKCERCWNYTTQVGSFPEHPTLCARCYDVINIHPLPAAAGVS; encoded by the exons ATGGATGAAGATACTAGAAGGGAGTTAAAGCCTTTGAAGTTGAGAGAAAAGGCTGCAAAGTTCGCAAAAAATACTGTTAATATTCAGATGAACTCTTTTAAG CGCTTTGGGGTATGGGCTGATTGGGATGCACCTTATCTGACCCTTTTCCCAGAATATGAAGCTGCACAG ATAGAAGTTTTTGGCAAGATGGCTCTTAAAGGATATATTTATAGGGGTCGAAAACCTGTTCACTGGAGCCCATCCTCACGCACAGCTTTGGCAGAGGCTGAATTGGAG TATCCTGAGGGACACATTTCTAAAAGCATATATGCTACTTTCAAGATCATTAGCGCATCCTCAGCTTCACCTCAGTTAGTTGAGGAGTTTCTTCCAGATTTGTACTTGGCCATATGGACAACCACCCCTTGGACTATTCCTGCAAATGCAG CTGTTGCTGTCAATCCTGAGCTTGAATATGTGGTTGCTGAATTACATCATGCTCCTGAAGATGTTACAGTCCCTTTGAGGAAGCAAACAAAAGTTGGTGGTTTCTTGAAATTTAGTGATACAAAGTGTTTTGTGATTGTGGCTTCCGAACTTGTACCTGCACTTGAGTCTAAGTGGGGGGTGAAATTTGCAGTGCATAAAATTTTCCCAGGATCATGTCTGGAAAATTTCAG GTATGCTCACCCTATAAGTGGCAAGGAATGCCCTGTAGTGCTTGGTGGAGACTATATCACAACAGAGTCAGGAACTGGGTTAGTTCATACTGCTCCTGGTCATGGACAAGAAGACTATATAACTGGCATAAAGTATGGACTACCTATTATTTCTCCAGTGGATGATGAAGGAAAGTTTACTGAGGAAGCTGGTGAGTTTAATGGCCTGGAAGTTCTTGGGGCTGGTAATGTTGCTATTGTGAAGTATCTGGATGAACAATTATCACTTGTTCTCGAAGAGCCATACA AGCACAAGTATCCTTATGATTGGAGGACAAAGAAACCTACGATATTTAGAGCCACCGAACAATGGTTTGCATCTGTTGATGGCTTCCGAGACATGGCTATGGATGCAATTGGTAAAGTAAATTGGATTCCTACACAG GCGAAGAACAGAATTGTTGCTATGACTGCTAGCCGTTCTGATTGGTGTATCTCACGGCAAAGAACTTGGGGAGTTCCAATTCCTGTTTTTTATCATGTTCACTCTAAAGAACCACTGATCTCTGAAGAAACCATTGCACATGTTAAAG ATATAGTGTCAAAGAAGGGTAGCGATGCCTGGTGGTACATGTCAACCGAAGACCTTCTTCCTGAGAAATATCGGCAAAACGCATCAGAATACTACAAAGGAACTGATACAATGGATGTTTGGTTTGACTCTG GCTCATCTTGGGCAGCAGTTTTAGGCAAAAGGGATGGGCTATGTTTTCCTGCAGATCTGTACCTTGAAGGATCTGACCAGCATCGTGGATGGTTTCAGAGCTCTTTATTAACCAGTATTGCAGCAACAG GAATTGCTCCCTACTCATGTGTTGTTACACATGGGTTTGTACTTGATGAAAAGGGTATGAAAATGAGCAAATCTCTTGGTAACGTTGTTGATCCTGATGTTGTAATTAGTGGAGGGAAAAACACAAAG GATCAACCGGGTTATGGAGCTGACGTTCTTCGTCTTTGGGTTTCAAGTGTTGACTACACTGGAGATGTGTTGATTGGCCCTCAAATTCTCCGCCAAATGTCTGATATGTATAGGAAACTACGTGGAACATTGCGGTTTCTATTGTCAAATCTGCATGATTGGAAT CTAGAAAATACAGTTTCATATACCAAGCTTCCAAAAATTGACCAGTATGCACTATACCAACTTGGGAATATTGTGGAGACAATAAAGGACAACTATGAGCTTTACCAGTTCTACAAAATATACCAG ATCATTCAACGCTTTACGATCGTTGATCTTTCAAATTTCTATTTAGATGTTGCTAAAGACCGGCTTTATGTAGG GGGTACTACCAGTTTAAATAGACGGAGTTGTCAAACAGTTCTTGCAGAGCATCTTATTTCTATTGTTAGTGTAATTGCTCCGATTTTGCCACATTTGGCTGAGGATGTTTGGCAGTACCTCCCTTTTGAATATGCCACTGAAGATGGTTCTGCTGCTAAATTTGCCTTCGAGATAAAGTGGCCAGTTCCAAACAAAAGGTGGCTCCAGATGCCCGCTGATGATGTTGATTTTTGGAGTCTAATCCTGGAG TTGAGATCCGAGGTGAACAAAATCCTAGAAAATGCAAGAGTCGGAAAGCTGATCGGGTCCAGCTTGGAGGCCAAGGTTTATCTCCATTCCTCCGATGCTGGTGTGGCCTCCAGATTGCAGGAACTGTGCCTCGCTGAGAATGAAGCTGACGCTCTACATAGGATTTTCATAACATCTCAG GTGGAGGTTCTCGATTCACTAAACACAGATTTAAGTACCAGAATGCCACATACCGGCAAGTACAGCGATACAAGAAGTGAAATTTGGATCGGAGTTGCTCGGGCAGATGGCTCCAAGTGCGAAAGATGTTGGAACTATACAACTCAAGTTGGTTCCTTCCCAGAGCATCCAACTCTATGTGCTCGATGTTACGACGTCATCAATATCCATCCTCTTCCTGCTGCAGCAGGAGTCAGTTGA